The nucleotide sequence ATGGTTCAAACAACCTATCAATCATAGACTTAAACCGTCGAGTGAAGTTCAACAATTCCATTCAACAGAGGTTTCAATTGAAGTTGATAGTGATCAGCTAACAACGCAGCTTAAGATGATTGATCTGTCCGCAGAAGATATTCGAATTATTCACACCATTCAACCACTGATTATTGAGCACATCGATGAAGTCATTGATGCTTTTTATGCAACAATTATTGAAGTAACGGCTCTTAAACAAATCATTATCGAGCATAGCACAATTGAACGACTCAGAAGCACCTTGAAGCAGCATATCATTGAACTATTCAGCGGCCGAATCAACAACGAGTATATTCAGAAGAGACTGCGTATCGCAGAGGTCCATCAGCGCATCGGCTTAGAACCAAAATGGTATATCGGGAGCTTTCAGAATCTGCAAAATATCTTTATTGATATTATTTATAGCTATGCTCAAGACAGCCACAAGAGCATTATTTACGTGAAGGCGGTTACGAAGCTACTTAACTTTGAGCAGCAGCTTGTCATTGAGGCTTATGATAAGAAAAACACCGAACAAATAGAAAAATACAACAATCAGGTCAGAGAAGAAGTGAAACTAAAAATTGGCCTCGTAAGTCAAGAACTCGCCGCTCTTACGGAACAGACAAGCGCATCAACTGAACAGCTTATAGCAAGCAGCAGTGAAGTGAATGAATCGTTCCTTCATAGCGCAAATATGGCTTCGAGCTCACGCTTACTTGCGCTTGCCGGGTCAGAGAAAATAAACGAGCTTGAACGTAGGATTGCGTCAATTCATGAACGATCCTTACAGATGGAAAATTCCGTGGCACAGTTAACCCATTCATCTGCGCAAATTAATACGATTGTGAATATCGTGCAGGATATTTCCGGTCAATCCAAGCTGCTTTCACTTAATGCAGGCATTGAAGCCGCAAGAGCAGGTCAGCACGGCGTCGGCTTTGCTGTTGTGGCAAAAGAAATGAAGAAGCTTTCTGAGAATACCAGTGAAGCCGCAAAGCAAATAAGTGAATGGATACAACAGTCCAGCTCGCATACGCAGGAAGTTGTGCAGTCGATCGAAGAAGTCAAGCATGACGTAGAGTTGGGGCAACTACAATCGACACAAACAAGAGACACATTTAACCAAATACTGCTTTCCCTTGAAAGCAGCATAACTGAAATCAACAAGGTAGAGTCGGAACTTGAAGATTTAGTTAACGTGATCGAAGAAGTCGGTTCAGCGTCATTCAAGGTCGCTAACTCTGCAGAAGACTTAAATAAGGTAACTCAAAACTTCTAAAAAAAATGGATGCTTCCATGCTGCAACCCACAACTTAACCTATCTGGCTTAATAATAACTAAACGACACAATTACAGTGCCGTTTTTTTGTCCTTATTTTTTAAATATGCCGACCAATAAGCAACTGCAACAAATACGCTACCACCGACTAGATTGCCTAGCCAGACAGGAACAAAGTTAGCCAAATAATCTCCCCAATTGTAGTAGCCTTCGAATATCGCAGCAGGAATTAGAAACATATTAGCCACAACGTGTTGAAAGCCTATTGCCACAAATGCCATTGTCGGAAACCATATTCCAACGATTTTTCCACCCATACTGTCTGATCCGTAGCATAACCATACCGCCAAAGCGACTAACCAGTTACATCCAATACCCGAGATGAAGGCTTGAAGGAAGCTGTCATCTATTTTATGTCCCGCCATAGCAATCAACTTATCTAAATACGCACCGCTAGACGTCAACCCCGCCACATGACCGAAAAAATATGCGACGAATAGTGCACCTAGGAAATTGCTTATCGTAATGAGGATGAGATTTTTGCACATTTCAGCGATCGTTATTCGCCTGGATAACCAGGCTATTGGAACGGCCATCATATTGCCAGTCAACAGCTCTCCACCTGCTAACAATACAAGGACTAGACCAAGTGGAAACACAGCTGCGCCAACCAAGTTTACAATACTTCCCCATTCCGCAGGGGCACTGCTAATGATCCGAATATCCAACAAAAAGCCTAGCGCGATGTACGCACCCGCCATAAAACCTAGCACAAGGACGGTCAACAATGAATTGTGAACTTTCTTAACACCATTCTCTACAGTAATCTCGGCAATTTCCTGCGGTTTATAATATGCCATCTTGCATTGCCCCTTATCTACTAAGTTGTTAAAACTATTGTAACGCCGCGCGCTGAACTATTAAGTGAAATAAATCACATGTACGTTGTTGATGTGGTAATAAACGTTGATTATGAACGGTTGTCTCTTAACTGAAAACAAGTAGGCCCGATTATCCGGACCTACTTGTTTTCAGCTCTATGTTGTTCATTTATTGGGCTACTCTCACTTGAACCATCCTTTATCCTTGAAGCGTTTAATCGCCTCTACCCGGTTGCTCACATTGAGTTTTTCGAGGATAACAGAAACATAATTGCGGACCGTACCCGCCGTGATATAGAGCTGACTGGCGATTTCCTTCGTATTTTTGCCGTCCGAAATGAGCACGAGTACCTCATTCTCTCGATCCGTCAATGGATTCCCTTCACCGAAGGCGTCATCAACAAGCTCCGAAGCATAGATCCGCTTTCCTGACATCACACTTCTAATCGAGTCAGCCAATTCCTCGCTTGGGCTATCCTTAAGTAAATAACCGTTAACTCCCGCTTTTACTGCACGCTCGAAATAGCCGGGCCGGGCAAAGGTAGTCAGAATAATAACCTTGCATCCGCGCCCCTTGAGCTCTTCTGCAGCATCCAGGCCACTCTTACCCGGCATTTCAATGTCCATGATACATACGTCCGGTTCTGTCTGAGAAACAAGCTGGAGCGCATCCTCACCGTTGTTTGCTCTTCCGACGACTGTGATATCTCCCTCCAGCTCTAGCAGTGCAGCCAGTGCTCCAAGCAGCATCTTCTGATCCTCAGCTATGACAACCCGTATCATTGGCTTTCCTCCCTTTCCGGCTGTTTGTAAGAATTGGGCACCTTAATCACAACAGTCGTACCTTGATTCGAAACGACTTCAAGACTCCCGTTTACGAATTCTAACCGTTCTTTCATCCCCCGTATACCATTACTATTAAATATTCTGACCGAATCTGCAATCCCGATCCCATTATCACTTATAGAGACCACGATCTCATTCTTGCGCGGTTCAATAACCAAGGAGCAAGAGCTGGCGTGGCTATGCTTCACAACATTCGTAACAGCTTCCTTGATACACATACTGATTACATGCTCATCAATAAGAGATGTGTTTATTAGCTTAGGTTCACCTGTAATGTTGAAATCAATGTCCGCAGCCATCAAGATTTGCTTAATCCGGTGCAATTCATCTTCCAGGTTCGTACCTCTCATTTGCGTAACAAGCTCGCGGACTTCCTTTAAAGCTGTTCGTGCGGTCTGACGGACATCATTGATTTCAATCGCGGCTTGCTTCGGATTTTTATATAATAATTTACCCGCCAGCTCGCTCTTCAGTCCGATTAATGATAGCTTTTGTCCCATTGTGTCATGCAGGTCGCGGGCAATTCTTTGCCTCTCCTCTAGCTTTACCAGCTCTGATATGCGTTTGTTGGCATCCTCCAGCTGTCCTTGCAGCTTGTCCTCTTTATTTTTGTTATACGTGCTTATTGGAAGTAACACAGCTGCGATTAGGCTCAGGAATACAAAGGGCAGCTGTTGCAGAATAAAGGGATTTTTCATAAATAAGCCGTAGTTAACCGTGGCAAAGGTACTGACGATGTGGACAGTGTATAGCGTGAAAAATACGGATTTGTTTTTAAGATTGCCTATAAAAAACGCTAAAAACAGCGAAAAATACACGTACCCGAACATAACACCCATCGCACACGAAATCGCGATTTGTACAGTCGTCCAGAAATAAACAAGCCATCCTTTGGATACAAAGGATAGCACATAGCATATAAAATAAACGACTATCATCGAAATACCAATCACGATGTCATGAGTAGCAGAAGAACGGAAGACGAAGTAAAAAGGGAGGATGTAGAAGACAACCCACACATAAGGACTAAGACCGGTATTTTTACGCGATACTTGATTCCAATTTTGCATAGGTGCTCCTCTCAGCCTCACTCAGTTCCATTATTCATTGCCAACTCGGTCTGCAACGGGTTGTCTGTTCCTTGTCGGGCGTATTAATCTCGGGTTACTGCTCTTTTTCGCTTGCTTGAACGTTACGAATGTTTTGGTCTTCTCATTCCACAGGCGAAACCGCAGTGACTTCAAGCTTGTTGCAACCGTTATTGTCGTAGCTTTGTGAAGAGGCGGTGTTGCATTATGTGCCTTCTCCAAATTATAGTTAGGGACCTTCGGACTTAAGTGATGGACATGGTGATAGCCGATATTACCTGTGATCCATTGCAGTACCTTAGGGAGCTTGTAAAAAGAACTGCCATCTACAGCAGCTTGTACATAACTCCATTCGTCCTCATTCTCGAAATAAGAGTCCTCGAACTGATGCTGTACATAGAACAGCCAGATTCCGAGTAATCCAGATACCATTAAGATTGGGAACTGAATCATCACGAACGACTGCCATCCGATCGCCCAACATAATAGTGCATACAGAGAGACGATAGATATATTGGTCACATATAAATTGATTCGTTCTTTGCGCTTAGCACCTCTACGATTAAACCGGTAATTAATTAGGAATATCGCGATTGGACCGATCCCGAACATAACGATAGGGTTGCGATAGATGCGATAATAAATTCTACGCCACAATGGAGAAGCCGCATATTCTTCGACTGTAAGCAGCCACATATCTCCCGTACCACGCTTATCGAGGTTACTGCTCGTTGCGTGATGAATAGAATGGGTGTGTTTCCATTGCTGATAAGGCACGAGTGTGAGGACACCTGTAACTGTACCTAGTATATCATTAGCTAAGCGGCTCTTGAAGAAGGACTGGTGAGTGCAATCGTGGAACAATATAAATGTGCGGACCAAAAAACCTCCAGCGATGATCGCGAGTGGCAACGTCAGCCAGTACGAAACGGACAGAGATAGATAGGCTACATACCAAAATAGGATTAAAGGTACTATTGTATTCACGATCTGCCGAATGCTCGATTTCATATCTGTCTTCTCGTATGGGGCCATAGCACGCTTCAGTGTAGAGATCTTAAGATCAGTCATAGTTGTTTACTCCTCTTCAACTTAAGGGTATCTCTATTATAGAAAACATGCGGTGATACGATAAGACATAAACGTCTGGATGGATATATGACAAATGTCATGTGTCCAAT is from Candidatus Cohnella colombiensis and encodes:
- a CDS encoding sensor histidine kinase, with the translated sequence MQNWNQVSRKNTGLSPYVWVVFYILPFYFVFRSSATHDIVIGISMIVVYFICYVLSFVSKGWLVYFWTTVQIAISCAMGVMFGYVYFSLFLAFFIGNLKNKSVFFTLYTVHIVSTFATVNYGLFMKNPFILQQLPFVFLSLIAAVLLPISTYNKNKEDKLQGQLEDANKRISELVKLEERQRIARDLHDTMGQKLSLIGLKSELAGKLLYKNPKQAAIEINDVRQTARTALKEVRELVTQMRGTNLEDELHRIKQILMAADIDFNITGEPKLINTSLIDEHVISMCIKEAVTNVVKHSHASSCSLVIEPRKNEIVVSISDNGIGIADSVRIFNSNGIRGMKERLEFVNGSLEVVSNQGTTVVIKVPNSYKQPEREESQ
- a CDS encoding fatty acid desaturase, with the translated sequence MTDLKISTLKRAMAPYEKTDMKSSIRQIVNTIVPLILFWYVAYLSLSVSYWLTLPLAIIAGGFLVRTFILFHDCTHQSFFKSRLANDILGTVTGVLTLVPYQQWKHTHSIHHATSSNLDKRGTGDMWLLTVEEYAASPLWRRIYYRIYRNPIVMFGIGPIAIFLINYRFNRRGAKRKERINLYVTNISIVSLYALLCWAIGWQSFVMIQFPILMVSGLLGIWLFYVQHQFEDSYFENEDEWSYVQAAVDGSSFYKLPKVLQWITGNIGYHHVHHLSPKVPNYNLEKAHNATPPLHKATTITVATSLKSLRFRLWNEKTKTFVTFKQAKKSSNPRLIRPTRNRQPVADRVGNE
- a CDS encoding response regulator transcription factor, producing the protein MIRVVIAEDQKMLLGALAALLELEGDITVVGRANNGEDALQLVSQTEPDVCIMDIEMPGKSGLDAAEELKGRGCKVIILTTFARPGYFERAVKAGVNGYLLKDSPSEELADSIRSVMSGKRIYASELVDDAFGEGNPLTDRENEVLVLISDGKNTKEIASQLYITAGTVRNYVSVILEKLNVSNRVEAIKRFKDKGWFK
- a CDS encoding globin-coupled sensor protein translates to MKKWFKQPINHRLKPSSEVQQFHSTEVSIEVDSDQLTTQLKMIDLSAEDIRIIHTIQPLIIEHIDEVIDAFYATIIEVTALKQIIIEHSTIERLRSTLKQHIIELFSGRINNEYIQKRLRIAEVHQRIGLEPKWYIGSFQNLQNIFIDIIYSYAQDSHKSIIYVKAVTKLLNFEQQLVIEAYDKKNTEQIEKYNNQVREEVKLKIGLVSQELAALTEQTSASTEQLIASSSEVNESFLHSANMASSSRLLALAGSEKINELERRIASIHERSLQMENSVAQLTHSSAQINTIVNIVQDISGQSKLLSLNAGIEAARAGQHGVGFAVVAKEMKKLSENTSEAAKQISEWIQQSSSHTQEVVQSIEEVKHDVELGQLQSTQTRDTFNQILLSLESSITEINKVESELEDLVNVIEEVGSASFKVANSAEDLNKVTQNF
- a CDS encoding formate/nitrite transporter family protein, translated to MAYYKPQEIAEITVENGVKKVHNSLLTVLVLGFMAGAYIALGFLLDIRIISSAPAEWGSIVNLVGAAVFPLGLVLVLLAGGELLTGNMMAVPIAWLSRRITIAEMCKNLILITISNFLGALFVAYFFGHVAGLTSSGAYLDKLIAMAGHKIDDSFLQAFISGIGCNWLVALAVWLCYGSDSMGGKIVGIWFPTMAFVAIGFQHVVANMFLIPAAIFEGYYNWGDYLANFVPVWLGNLVGGSVFVAVAYWSAYLKNKDKKTAL